Proteins found in one Paenibacillus borealis genomic segment:
- the kdpB gene encoding potassium-transporting ATPase subunit KdpB: MSTIQKKKLLTGSILRGAVKDSFIKLNPVSLIKNPVMFVVEIGTIIVLLMILAPGYFDAKDAIGFNITVFFILLFTVLFANFAEALAEGRGKAQADTLKKTKQDISANKLVGGAIKTVASSELRKGDIVIVSQGELVPGDGEVIEGLASVDESAITGESAPVIKEAGGDFNSVTGGTRVVSDEIKVRITSDPGESFLDRMISLVEGAKRQKTPNEIALNTLLISLTIIFLIVVVTLRPIASYLQIDLEIPVLIALLVCLIPTTIGGLLSAIGIAGMDRVTQFNVLAMSGKAVEAAGDINTMILDKTGTITFGNRMASEFVPVGRETQGELAVWAAISSLKDETPEGRSVIELVKKSGYSYDASLESGGEFIEFRAETRMSGMNLKDGRVVRKGAVDSIKRWVSSQGGQIPDNLDKNSNEIAGKGGTPLAVAVDNRIYGLIYLKDTVKPGMKERFDELRKMGIKTIMCTGDNPLTAATIAAEAGVDDFIAESTPEDKIEVIRREQKEGKLVAMTGDGTNDAPALAQADVGLAMNSGTSAAKEAANMVDLDSDPSKIIEVVAIGKQLLMTRGALTTFSIANDIAKYFAIIPAMFTLAIPEMKVLNIMGLGSPSSAIISALIFNAIIIPLLIPLAMRGVSYKPMSSIKLLRKNIFIYGFGGILVPFLGIKLIDLVVSIWI, encoded by the coding sequence ATGAGTACTATACAAAAAAAGAAGCTGCTGACAGGCTCCATCCTGCGAGGTGCGGTTAAAGATAGTTTTATTAAGCTGAATCCGGTGTCCCTGATTAAGAATCCGGTCATGTTTGTAGTTGAAATCGGAACAATTATCGTATTGCTGATGATTCTTGCTCCTGGTTATTTCGATGCTAAGGATGCTATAGGTTTCAATATTACTGTATTCTTCATTCTGCTGTTTACGGTATTGTTCGCCAATTTCGCGGAGGCGCTGGCGGAAGGCCGCGGGAAGGCGCAGGCCGATACACTCAAGAAGACGAAGCAGGATATTTCGGCCAATAAGCTGGTGGGAGGCGCAATCAAGACGGTAGCTTCTTCCGAACTGCGGAAAGGCGATATCGTGATTGTCAGTCAAGGCGAGCTCGTTCCCGGCGACGGGGAGGTCATCGAGGGCCTGGCTTCCGTGGACGAATCAGCGATAACAGGAGAATCGGCTCCGGTCATTAAAGAGGCAGGCGGAGATTTCAACTCGGTCACCGGAGGTACAAGGGTCGTAAGTGATGAGATCAAGGTACGAATTACGAGTGATCCCGGTGAATCCTTCCTCGACCGGATGATATCCCTCGTTGAAGGGGCGAAACGGCAGAAAACGCCCAATGAAATTGCGCTGAACACCCTTTTAATCAGCTTAACGATTATTTTTCTGATTGTGGTGGTCACCCTGCGGCCGATTGCATCTTATCTGCAGATTGACCTGGAAATTCCGGTTCTAATCGCTCTGCTGGTCTGTCTGATTCCTACAACAATTGGCGGTCTGTTATCGGCGATCGGTATTGCCGGTATGGACCGGGTTACCCAGTTTAACGTACTGGCCATGTCGGGAAAGGCAGTCGAAGCCGCCGGAGATATTAACACGATGATTCTCGACAAAACAGGCACGATTACCTTTGGGAACCGGATGGCCAGTGAATTCGTTCCGGTAGGCCGTGAGACACAGGGCGAACTTGCGGTATGGGCGGCAATTAGCTCCTTGAAGGATGAGACACCGGAAGGCCGTTCCGTGATTGAACTGGTCAAAAAATCAGGATACAGCTATGACGCCAGCTTAGAGTCAGGAGGGGAGTTCATTGAATTCCGCGCCGAAACTCGGATGAGCGGGATGAACCTGAAGGACGGACGCGTGGTCCGCAAAGGGGCAGTGGATTCCATTAAGCGCTGGGTGTCCTCACAGGGGGGACAGATCCCCGACAATCTGGATAAGAATTCAAACGAAATCGCTGGCAAAGGGGGAACCCCGCTTGCTGTGGCAGTAGACAACCGGATATACGGACTCATCTATCTGAAGGATACCGTTAAGCCTGGCATGAAGGAACGCTTCGACGAGTTGCGTAAAATGGGCATCAAGACGATTATGTGTACAGGAGACAACCCGCTTACGGCTGCGACAATTGCCGCCGAAGCCGGAGTGGACGATTTCATCGCCGAGAGTACCCCGGAGGATAAAATCGAAGTCATCCGCCGTGAGCAGAAGGAAGGCAAGCTGGTTGCCATGACGGGTGACGGGACGAATGATGCGCCGGCACTCGCACAGGCAGATGTGGGACTTGCGATGAACAGTGGTACTTCTGCAGCCAAGGAAGCAGCCAATATGGTCGATTTGGATTCTGACCCATCCAAGATTATCGAGGTTGTAGCGATCGGCAAGCAGCTGCTTATGACGCGTGGTGCCCTGACCACATTCAGTATCGCGAATGATATCGCCAAATATTTTGCCATCATCCCGGCGATGTTTACACTTGCCATTCCGGAAATGAAGGTGCTTAATATTATGGGGCTGGGCTCTCCGAGCTCTGCGATTATCTCAGCTCTGATTTTTAATGCGATCATTATTCCACTGCTTATTCCGCTGGCGATGAGAGGGGTATCGTATAAGCCGATGAGCTCGATCAAGCTGCTGCGTAAGAATATTTTTATCTACGGGTTTGGAGGTATTCTTGTTCCGTTCCTGGGCATTAAGCTGATTGATTTGGTGGTTAGCATTTGGATCTAA
- the kdpA gene encoding potassium-transporting ATPase subunit KdpA, translated as MGILQIVVVIAILLLLVKPVGTYLYHVFSNEPNRTDRIFGGFERGIFKLSGLKKHGGMSWKRYALSFLTTNIVLVAFGYLFLRLQGGLPLNPSGIGEMEQTLSFNTVISFITNTNLQHYSGETGVSYFSQMAVMTMLMFTSAASGFSVAVAFVRGITGRSSVGNFFQDFVKAHTRVFLPLALLVTLVMVGLHVPQTLKPMLEVTTLEGQTQQIAIGPIASLESIKHLGTNGGGFFGANSAHPFENPSPLTNVLEILSMWLLPASLPYMYGKFAKNKRQGWMLFSAMMTLFVLLLGLNYYAESQGNPAINAMGIDASQGSMEGKEVRFGIAQSALFTTVTTAATTGSVNNMHDTLTPLGGITPLALMMLNNVFGGKGVGLVNMLMYAILGVFLCGLMVGRTPEFLGRKIEAREMKLIAIAILIHPLIILAPTAGAFLTELGKGSITNPGFHGLTQVLYEYTSSAANNGSGFEGLADNTSFWNMTTGVVMLLGRYVSIIAMLAVAGSMIRKKPVPETIGTFRTDNVLFTGILIGTVLIIGALTFLPVIVLGPIAEYLTLR; from the coding sequence GTGGGTATCCTGCAAATCGTCGTAGTTATTGCCATACTGCTGCTGCTGGTCAAACCGGTAGGAACTTATCTGTATCATGTATTCTCAAATGAACCAAACCGGACAGACCGGATCTTCGGGGGCTTTGAGCGGGGGATTTTTAAGCTTAGCGGACTAAAAAAGCATGGAGGCATGTCATGGAAACGGTATGCCCTCAGCTTCCTGACAACCAATATTGTGCTGGTAGCATTCGGTTATCTATTCCTTCGTCTGCAAGGCGGACTGCCGCTTAATCCAAGCGGAATTGGTGAAATGGAGCAGACCTTATCGTTTAATACGGTAATCAGCTTTATAACCAACACCAATCTGCAGCATTACAGCGGGGAAACCGGGGTCTCTTATTTCTCTCAGATGGCTGTTATGACGATGCTGATGTTCACTTCGGCTGCGAGCGGATTTTCCGTGGCGGTTGCTTTTGTCAGAGGGATTACAGGCCGGAGTTCAGTAGGGAACTTCTTCCAGGACTTCGTCAAAGCCCATACCCGGGTCTTCCTTCCGCTGGCGCTGCTGGTTACACTCGTAATGGTTGGGCTGCATGTGCCGCAAACGCTGAAACCTATGCTTGAGGTAACCACTCTTGAAGGACAAACCCAGCAAATTGCCATCGGACCTATTGCTTCGCTGGAATCGATCAAGCATCTTGGAACCAATGGCGGCGGCTTCTTCGGAGCCAATTCGGCTCATCCTTTTGAGAATCCGAGCCCGCTTACGAACGTGCTGGAAATACTCTCGATGTGGCTGCTACCGGCTTCGCTGCCTTATATGTACGGCAAGTTTGCCAAGAATAAACGTCAGGGCTGGATGCTGTTCAGTGCCATGATGACGTTGTTTGTACTGCTTCTGGGTTTGAACTATTATGCAGAATCCCAAGGGAATCCGGCAATCAACGCCATGGGCATTGACGCCTCGCAGGGCAGTATGGAAGGGAAGGAAGTCCGTTTCGGTATTGCGCAGAGTGCACTGTTCACTACCGTGACCACTGCAGCAACAACGGGCAGTGTCAACAATATGCATGATACCCTGACGCCGCTTGGAGGTATCACTCCACTGGCACTGATGATGCTAAACAATGTATTTGGAGGCAAGGGTGTAGGACTGGTCAACATGCTGATGTATGCCATTCTTGGCGTCTTCCTGTGTGGATTGATGGTTGGCAGAACACCAGAGTTTCTCGGGCGAAAGATAGAGGCCAGGGAAATGAAGCTGATTGCCATCGCGATCCTGATTCATCCGCTCATTATTCTTGCCCCTACTGCAGGTGCGTTCCTGACGGAACTGGGCAAAGGCTCGATCACCAATCCGGGCTTCCACGGGCTGACTCAGGTGTTATATGAGTATACCTCTTCCGCTGCTAATAACGGCTCGGGGTTTGAAGGGTTGGCCGACAATACCTCCTTCTGGAATATGACCACCGGGGTTGTCATGCTGCTGGGACGATATGTTTCAATTATCGCCATGCTGGCCGTTGCCGGTTCCATGATCCGCAAGAAGCCGGTACCGGAGACCATTGGCACGTTCCGTACAGACAACGTTCTGTTTACTGGTATTCTAATCGGTACGGTACTTATTATTGGTGCACTGACGTTCTTGCCGGTCATCGTGCTCGGGCCGATTGCAGAATATTTGACTCTACGGTAG
- the kdpF gene encoding K(+)-transporting ATPase subunit F, translating into MTMVLIATLLLFLYLVYALIHPEKF; encoded by the coding sequence ATGACTATGGTTTTGATAGCAACCTTGCTGTTGTTTCTGTACTTGGTTTACGCCCTGATTCATCCGGAGAAATTTTGA
- a CDS encoding response regulator: protein MNKPLILVVEDDKPIRKLITTTLETQGYKYHTAETGEDSIIEAVSRQPDLMILDLGLPDMDGVDIIKKVRTWSNLPIIIVSARSEDRDKIEALDAGADDYLTKPFSVEELLARLRVSLRRVRYDSEKLLKDASVFTNASLKIDYAAGCVWLDEEEIHLTPIEYKLLCLLAKNVGKVLTHNHILHEIWGSPTYDIPALRVFMATLRKKIEKMPSQPTYIQTHIGVGYRMLQVGDDSKVIS, encoded by the coding sequence ATGAATAAGCCTTTGATTCTGGTTGTAGAAGATGACAAGCCTATCCGCAAGCTGATTACCACGACACTGGAGACACAGGGATATAAATATCATACGGCAGAAACCGGTGAGGATTCGATCATTGAGGCGGTTTCCAGACAGCCCGATTTGATGATACTGGATTTGGGTCTTCCGGATATGGATGGAGTGGATATTATCAAAAAAGTTCGGACTTGGTCAAATCTGCCCATTATTATCGTCAGCGCACGCAGTGAAGACCGGGACAAAATCGAGGCGCTGGATGCAGGCGCGGACGATTACCTGACTAAACCCTTCAGCGTGGAAGAACTGCTGGCCAGGCTCAGAGTGAGCTTGCGGCGAGTACGTTATGACAGTGAAAAACTTTTGAAGGATGCTTCTGTATTCACTAATGCCAGCTTGAAAATTGATTATGCCGCAGGCTGCGTATGGCTGGACGAAGAAGAAATCCACTTGACTCCAATTGAATATAAGCTATTATGTCTACTGGCCAAAAATGTGGGAAAAGTACTGACGCATAATCATATCCTGCATGAAATCTGGGGCAGTCCTACCTATGACATCCCTGCCTTACGCGTATTTATGGCAACGCTGAGAAAGAAAATAGAAAAGATGCCCTCGCAGCCAACATACATCCAAACGCATATCGGAGTGGGGTACAGGATGCTTCAGGTTGGTGATGACAGCAAAGTTATCTCATGA
- a CDS encoding sensor histidine kinase produces the protein MGTNQNSSDSLLDRISNMPEDKKPGKLKIFFGYAAGVGKTCAMLSAAQEEQKNGVDMIAGYIKPHGRRETSSLIEGIELLPPLEILHKDAVIQEFDLDRAIRRGPEVILLDELAHTNALGCRHTKRYRDVEELLKAGINVYTTVNVQHIESLHDVVASITGISVHERIPDSVFDSADQVELVDIEPDDLIERLAKGEIYREEQERQAHAHLYSKEKLIALREIALRYTANQFKRIEMKISPQEMDNRFYAKEHILVCLSSAASNKKVIRTAARMADAFHGDFTALYVETPESKQLKQKSKEELMWNLRLAEQLGAQIATVYGEDIPGQIAEYANTSRVSKIVMGRSHNNRKRWFTKPNLMDRLTVSAPSIDIYIIPDTQPSPNNRFPPYARPPQLTLADTAKTVGILAVCTMIGLWFHFLGFREANIITVYILGVLLNAMVTKGRLYSAATSVLSVLVFNYFFTEPYFSLQAYDSGYPVTFLVMLSASFITSTLTMRVKEQARQSAQKAYRTEVLLETSRKLQQAKDIPAIINETAIQMVKLLDRTVIFYPVQQGILSKPIIFAKEKSAVDPQNYTGSNEYAVADWVYKNNKRAGATTDTFSAASCLYHAVRGGDTVFAVAAVVMDQEDPLEVFEKSLMIAMLGESALALEKETLNERQKESSIQIQQEQLRANLLRAISHDLRTPLTSISGNAGILIGNDKVLSEEQKKGLYTDIFDDSMWLINLVENLLSITRIDNGSLNLNLQAELMEEVIAEALLHINRNSKEHFINTVLDDELMMAKMDSRLIIQVLINIVDNAIKYTGIGSHITISARCEEQWVIVEIADDGPGVPDESKTKLFEMFYTANNVRGDGRRGLGLGLSLCKSIVNAHGGTIEVKDNFPQGTVFRFTLQAEEVNVHE, from the coding sequence ATGGGAACCAATCAAAACAGTTCAGATTCCCTGCTCGATCGGATTTCTAACATGCCGGAGGATAAGAAGCCGGGAAAGTTAAAAATATTTTTCGGATATGCGGCAGGTGTCGGCAAGACCTGTGCGATGCTGAGTGCCGCCCAAGAGGAGCAAAAAAACGGAGTCGATATGATCGCTGGATATATCAAGCCTCATGGTAGGCGGGAAACTTCGTCCCTTATCGAAGGAATAGAGCTTTTACCGCCACTGGAAATCTTGCACAAAGATGCTGTAATACAGGAATTTGATCTGGATCGTGCGATCCGCAGAGGCCCTGAGGTGATTTTGCTGGATGAACTGGCACATACTAATGCGCTGGGGTGCCGTCATACGAAAAGATATCGTGATGTTGAGGAACTGCTCAAAGCAGGAATTAACGTCTACACCACGGTTAACGTTCAGCATATTGAAAGTCTGCATGATGTGGTTGCTTCCATAACCGGTATTTCCGTGCATGAGCGTATTCCAGACAGCGTTTTCGACAGTGCTGACCAGGTTGAGCTGGTGGATATTGAGCCTGATGATCTGATCGAACGTCTAGCGAAGGGGGAAATCTACCGTGAAGAGCAGGAACGGCAAGCGCACGCCCACTTGTATAGCAAAGAAAAATTGATCGCCTTGCGTGAGATTGCTCTGCGCTACACGGCCAATCAGTTCAAGAGGATCGAAATGAAAATCAGTCCACAGGAAATGGATAACAGGTTTTATGCAAAAGAGCATATCTTAGTCTGTCTATCTTCTGCTGCCTCTAATAAAAAGGTTATACGTACAGCGGCAAGAATGGCTGATGCTTTCCACGGGGATTTCACAGCATTATATGTGGAAACGCCGGAAAGTAAACAATTGAAGCAGAAAAGCAAGGAAGAATTGATGTGGAATCTTAGGCTAGCCGAACAGCTCGGCGCACAGATTGCCACTGTATATGGGGAGGATATCCCGGGACAGATTGCGGAATACGCCAATACAAGCCGGGTGTCGAAGATCGTCATGGGACGTTCGCATAACAACCGAAAAAGATGGTTTACCAAACCAAACCTGATGGATAGGCTGACCGTCTCCGCGCCGAGCATTGATATTTATATTATCCCTGATACTCAGCCTTCACCCAACAACAGGTTTCCTCCATATGCAAGACCCCCGCAGCTGACGCTGGCTGATACAGCCAAAACGGTAGGGATTTTGGCTGTCTGTACTATGATCGGTCTGTGGTTTCATTTTTTAGGCTTTAGAGAAGCGAATATCATCACGGTATATATATTGGGTGTTCTGCTTAATGCTATGGTCACCAAAGGAAGGTTATATAGTGCGGCAACCTCGGTACTCAGCGTGCTTGTATTCAATTATTTCTTCACCGAGCCTTATTTTTCTTTGCAAGCCTATGATTCGGGGTATCCGGTCACTTTCCTGGTTATGCTGTCCGCTTCCTTTATAACGAGTACGTTAACCATGCGGGTAAAAGAGCAAGCCCGCCAATCTGCGCAGAAAGCCTACCGTACAGAGGTGCTTCTGGAAACGAGCCGAAAATTGCAGCAGGCTAAAGATATCCCGGCAATTATCAATGAAACAGCAATACAGATGGTGAAGCTGCTGGACAGAACGGTTATTTTTTATCCTGTACAGCAGGGTATCTTGTCCAAGCCGATCATTTTTGCCAAAGAGAAATCGGCTGTTGATCCGCAAAATTATACGGGAAGCAATGAATATGCGGTTGCCGACTGGGTGTATAAGAACAATAAGCGGGCAGGAGCAACTACGGATACCTTCTCAGCTGCCAGCTGCCTTTATCATGCCGTGCGCGGAGGGGATACCGTATTTGCCGTGGCGGCCGTTGTCATGGATCAGGAAGATCCGCTGGAGGTATTTGAGAAGAGCCTGATGATTGCTATGCTTGGAGAAAGTGCGTTGGCGCTGGAAAAAGAAACATTAAATGAAAGACAAAAAGAAAGCTCAATTCAAATCCAGCAGGAACAGCTTAGAGCGAACCTTCTTCGCGCTATCTCCCATGATTTGCGCACGCCTCTTACCAGTATCTCCGGGAATGCCGGTATTCTCATTGGAAACGATAAGGTACTGAGCGAGGAACAGAAAAAGGGGCTGTACACGGATATATTTGACGATTCGATGTGGCTTATCAATCTGGTTGAGAACCTGCTGTCCATTACCCGGATCGACAATGGCTCCTTGAATTTGAATCTGCAGGCGGAGCTTATGGAGGAAGTCATTGCTGAAGCATTGCTTCATATTAACCGGAATAGTAAGGAGCATTTCATTAACACTGTTCTGGATGATGAGTTGATGATGGCCAAAATGGATTCCCGGCTGATTATTCAGGTTCTGATCAATATTGTGGACAACGCCATTAAATATACCGGGATCGGGTCGCATATTACGATCTCAGCGAGATGCGAAGAACAATGGGTGATTGTAGAGATTGCTGATGACGGACCCGGTGTCCCGGATGAATCAAAGACGAAGCTGTTTGAGATGTTCTATACAGCAAATAATGTGCGCGGGGATGGGCGCCGCGGGTTAGGCCTGGGGCTTTCCCTGTGCAAATCCATCGTAAATGCCCATGGTGGTACCATCGAAGTGAAAGACAATTTCCCGCAAGGTACGGTATTCCGCTTTACCCTGCAGGCTGAGGAGGTGAATGTTCATGAATAA
- a CDS encoding exosporium protein: protein MTGETGATGATGVTGATGETGATGATGVTGATGATGATGATGVTGATGETGATGATGVTGATGATGATGATGATGETGATGATGTTGETGATGVTGTTGATGVTGATGGTGETGATGATGVTGTTGATGATGVTGATGETGATGATGTTGETGATGVTGATGETGATGATGATGETGATGATGVTGATGDTGATGATGITGATGATGATGATGVTGATGATGATGATGVTGATGATGATGLTGATGETGATGPTGVTGATGETGATGLTGATGVTGATGATGATGATGATGVTGATGVTGATGVTGATGVTGATGATGATGATGATGVTGATGVTGATGATGVTGATGVTGATGVTGATGATGVTGATGVTGATGVTGATGVTGATGVTGATGVTGATGATGVTGATGVTGATGVTGATGATGLTGATGETGATGAAGATGVTGATGATGVTGATGVTGATGTGGTLQNGLFTVNVASVVNGTAISYTTSFINGANILHPSNTTFVLAIGHIYLVSFTFRATSSVNGNVTVTPRLNLVFQSRFSGRSVTGTVDANVSVSGTFLVDATSTAITIDFLYNGSATTTFTDGSVSIIQVQ from the coding sequence GTGACGGGTGAAACAGGGGCCACTGGGGCTACCGGCGTCACCGGTGCGACTGGTGAAACAGGGGCAACGGGAGCCACTGGCGTCACCGGGGCGACAGGTGCAACGGGAGCCACTGGAGCTACCGGCGTCACCGGGGCGACTGGTGAAACAGGGGCAACGGGAGCCACTGGCGTCACCGGGGCGACAGGTGCAACGGGAGCCACTGGAGCTACCGGAGCGACTGGTGAAACTGGGGCCACCGGGGCTACCGGAACGACGGGTGAAACTGGGGCCACTGGCGTCACCGGGACGACGGGGGCAACGGGAGTCACTGGAGCTACCGGAGGGACTGGTGAAACAGGGGCAACGGGAGCCACTGGCGTCACAGGGACGACGGGGGCAACGGGAGCTACCGGCGTCACCGGGGCGACTGGTGAAACTGGGGCCACCGGGGCTACCGGAACGACGGGTGAAACTGGGGCCACTGGCGTCACCGGGGCGACTGGTGAAACGGGAGCCACTGGAGCCACCGGAGCGACGGGTGAAACAGGGGCAACGGGAGCCACTGGCGTCACAGGGGCGACTGGTGATACTGGGGCCACTGGGGCTACCGGAATCACCGGAGCGACAGGCGCAACAGGGGCAACGGGAGCTACTGGCGTCACCGGAGCGACAGGCGCAACAGGGGCAACGGGAGCCACTGGAGTCACCGGAGCGACTGGTGCAACGGGAGCCACCGGCCTCACCGGGGCGACTGGTGAAACTGGGGCCACTGGGCCAACCGGGGTCACAGGGGCCACTGGTGAAACGGGAGCCACCGGCCTCACCGGGGCGACAGGTGTCACCGGGGCAACGGGAGCCACCGGGGCGACAGGTGCCACCGGTGCAACGGGAGTCACAGGAGCGACAGGAGTCACTGGAGCAACCGGAGTCACTGGAGCAACCGGAGTCACTGGAGCGACAGGAGCAACCGGGGCGACCGGTGCCACCGGGGCAACGGGAGTCACAGGAGCAACCGGAGTCACTGGAGCAACCGGGGCGACCGGAGTCACTGGAGCAACCGGAGTCACCGGGGCGACCGGAGTTACTGGGGCAACGGGAGCCACTGGAGTCACCGGGGCGACAGGTGTCACCGGGGCGACAGGTGTCACCGGGGCGACAGGTGTCACCGGGGCAACGGGAGTCACAGGAGCAACCGGAGTCACAGGAGCAACCGGGGCGACCGGAGTCACTGGAGCAACCGGCGTCACCGGGGCGACAGGTGTTACTGGGGCAACGGGAGCCACCGGCCTCACCGGGGCGACAGGTGAAACGGGAGCCACTGGGGCCGCCGGAGCGACAGGTGTCACCGGGGCAACAGGTGCGACAGGAGTGACCGGGGCAACGGGTGTCACTGGAGCCACCGGAACAGGTGGCACATTACAAAACGGACTATTTACTGTGAATGTAGCATCTGTAGTAAATGGGACGGCAATTTCGTATACGACCTCATTCATTAATGGCGCTAACATTTTGCATCCGTCAAATACGACCTTTGTACTGGCCATAGGACACATTTATTTAGTATCTTTTACTTTCAGGGCAACTAGTTCAGTAAATGGAAATGTTACTGTTACACCAAGATTAAATCTAGTATTTCAAAGTCGTTTTTCAGGCAGATCGGTTACTGGAACTGTAGATGCTAATGTGAGCGTATCTGGTACATTCTTAGTTGACGCTACCTCAACTGCTATAACAATCGATTTTCTTTATAATGGATCAGCAACAACTACGTTTACGGATGGTTCTGTTTCAATTATTCAGGTTCAGTAA